A single region of the Sphingomonas crocodyli genome encodes:
- a CDS encoding TonB-dependent receptor → MTKNLKIAALAGSALALTWSSLAFAQTTPVPEADAAIDGAEILVTGYQLQNLRSTKSKRDAVTISEFVTADDAGQNPDYNIADALRRVPGVAAVFDEDEGRYVAVRGLNPDYTLVTFNGLQLASSDQNSRRVLIEQVPASAVGRMEVVKSLTPAMDGNAIGGLVDLRTRSAFDVNDTYFSAQTLLGYYDSNAVPGKGKPSFRADATLSTRFGPDDSFGIMLTGSYMERTRDQERIIVPSIGYYTASGAVATNPLTQAATGVPNGALFLNYALTSKRWGGAGTLEYKPHDDFYASLYYGRYTQDDDETRYGVTLTPTGVPAITSATTGRVAVANASVSTSQFVISKPVDTVQSRMMWKNDRSKLDLAASYSQARWDEIGPGATFVSGNRAGLGYTYDAAGVPRFTFNDPAAFSNTGNYTFTSASSTDFNVRERVKALKGDFRQQFGDSIWSLGLGGAFKNVERTVDRETPSWTRAGTPLTLDQFDRTENYIPPYATAAMPLLNRTAFWDFLNGTPGAFNQAPRGNGALSGDYRFRENVTAAYALIEARGDNFHLVAGGRYEKTDVKVGRFAVVNGAILPVAEKNDYDDFLPSAVFSYDLTEGLKLRAAYAKSIGRPNQTDLAGGEARTETAGIVTISRPNPALKPRRADNFDLSAEYYFDGNNGLISAGVFHKNVKDEIFRGTTQVVTGALTTIISEPQNLSSAKLTGLEFNAVMNSLPFLPDALSGLGASLNYTYIHTDASIVMANGTLRKVDQLLEQPKRMLNASVFYKDRWFEGRLSYSRPGVSYQSISTASAVQDISYKPFNQLDAQVRIKVTDQVQFVAEGRNLLGESRDSIYSQFGEVREINAHGRGFWAGISFRY, encoded by the coding sequence ATGACAAAAAATCTGAAAATCGCCGCGCTGGCCGGATCGGCCCTCGCCCTCACATGGTCCTCGCTCGCTTTCGCACAGACCACGCCAGTTCCCGAAGCCGATGCGGCGATCGACGGCGCCGAAATCCTCGTCACCGGCTATCAGCTGCAGAATCTGCGCTCGACCAAATCGAAGCGGGACGCCGTCACCATTTCCGAATTCGTCACCGCCGACGACGCCGGCCAGAACCCCGATTACAACATCGCCGATGCGCTGCGCCGCGTGCCCGGCGTCGCCGCCGTGTTCGACGAGGATGAGGGCCGCTACGTCGCCGTTCGCGGGCTCAACCCCGATTATACGCTGGTCACGTTCAACGGCCTGCAGCTGGCGTCGAGCGATCAGAACAGCCGCCGCGTCCTGATCGAACAGGTGCCCGCCAGCGCGGTCGGCCGCATGGAGGTGGTCAAGTCGCTGACCCCGGCGATGGACGGCAATGCGATCGGCGGCCTCGTCGATCTGCGCACACGCAGCGCCTTCGACGTCAACGACACCTATTTCTCCGCGCAGACCCTGCTCGGCTATTATGACAGCAACGCCGTGCCCGGTAAGGGCAAGCCGTCCTTCCGCGCGGACGCGACCCTGTCGACCCGCTTCGGCCCGGATGACTCCTTCGGCATCATGCTGACCGGCAGCTATATGGAGCGCACCCGCGATCAGGAACGCATCATCGTTCCCAGCATCGGTTACTATACCGCGTCGGGCGCGGTGGCGACCAACCCGCTGACGCAGGCCGCCACCGGCGTTCCCAACGGCGCGCTGTTCCTCAACTATGCGCTCACGTCGAAGCGGTGGGGCGGCGCCGGCACGCTCGAATATAAGCCGCACGACGATTTCTACGCCTCGCTCTACTACGGCCGCTACACGCAGGACGATGATGAAACGCGCTACGGCGTCACGCTGACGCCGACGGGCGTTCCCGCGATCACCAGCGCCACCACCGGCCGCGTCGCCGTCGCCAATGCCAGCGTCAGCACCAGCCAGTTCGTCATCTCCAAGCCCGTCGATACCGTCCAGTCGCGGATGATGTGGAAGAACGACCGCAGCAAGCTCGACCTCGCGGCCTCCTATTCGCAGGCGCGCTGGGACGAGATCGGGCCGGGCGCCACCTTCGTCAGCGGCAATCGCGCGGGGCTGGGCTACACCTATGACGCCGCTGGCGTGCCGCGCTTCACCTTCAACGATCCGGCCGCCTTCTCGAACACCGGCAACTATACCTTCACCTCGGCCAGCAGCACCGACTTCAACGTGCGCGAGCGGGTGAAGGCGCTGAAGGGCGATTTCCGCCAGCAGTTCGGCGACAGCATCTGGTCGCTGGGCCTGGGCGGCGCGTTCAAGAATGTCGAGCGCACCGTCGATCGCGAAACCCCGTCCTGGACCCGTGCGGGCACCCCGCTCACGCTCGACCAGTTCGATCGCACCGAAAACTACATCCCGCCTTATGCGACGGCGGCGATGCCGCTGCTCAACCGCACGGCCTTCTGGGATTTCCTCAACGGCACGCCGGGCGCCTTCAATCAGGCGCCGCGCGGCAATGGGGCGCTCTCGGGCGACTATCGCTTCCGCGAGAATGTGACCGCCGCTTATGCGCTGATCGAGGCGCGCGGCGACAATTTCCACCTCGTCGCCGGTGGCCGTTATGAAAAGACCGACGTGAAGGTCGGCCGCTTCGCGGTGGTCAACGGCGCGATCCTGCCGGTGGCCGAAAAGAACGACTATGACGACTTCCTGCCCTCGGCGGTCTTCTCCTACGATCTGACCGAAGGGCTGAAGCTGCGCGCGGCCTATGCCAAGTCGATCGGCCGCCCGAACCAGACCGATCTGGCGGGCGGCGAAGCCCGCACCGAAACCGCCGGCATCGTCACGATCTCACGCCCCAATCCGGCGCTGAAGCCCCGCCGCGCGGACAATTTCGATCTGTCGGCCGAATATTATTTCGACGGGAATAACGGCCTGATCTCGGCCGGCGTCTTCCACAAGAATGTGAAGGACGAAATCTTCCGCGGCACCACGCAGGTCGTCACCGGCGCGCTGACCACGATCATCTCGGAACCGCAGAACCTTTCGAGCGCGAAGCTGACGGGTCTCGAGTTCAACGCGGTGATGAACAGCCTGCCCTTCCTGCCCGATGCGCTGTCCGGCCTCGGTGCGTCACTCAACTACACTTACATCCACACCGATGCCTCGATCGTGATGGCCAACGGCACACTGCGCAAGGTCGATCAGCTGCTCGAACAGCCCAAGCGGATGCTCAACGCCTCGGTCTTCTACAAGGATCGCTGGTTCGAAGGCCGCCTGAGCTATTCGCGCCCCGGCGTCTCCTATCAGTCGATCAGCACGGCCTCGGCGGTGCAGGACATCAGCTACAAGCCGTTCAACCAGCTCGACGCGCAGGTCCGCATCAAGGTGACCGATCAGGTCCAGTTCGTCGCCGAAGGGCGCAACCTGCTCGGTGAAAGCCGCGACTCGATCTACAGCCAATTTGGTGAGGTGCGTGAGATCAACGCGCATGGCCGTGGCTTCTGGGCCGGCATCTCCTTCCGTTATTGA
- a CDS encoding TetR/AcrR family transcriptional regulator has translation MPSEAADNAVRARGRPRSADRDREIRNAAWLLIAELGCGGLTFEAIAQRVGCSRSTLYRRYATKAELISHLLDQTVRDFAPQFDVDASPREKVLAYAGTCARMYAGSRGAALTQIIAASHTDPGIAEAVRSHSQMVESHYYEPMALLAPNASDRAIKLALHGLIGAILHHVATRRDTLSDAEIVRMADAAIAMAQA, from the coding sequence GTGCCTTCAGAGGCTGCAGACAATGCGGTGCGTGCGCGGGGGCGGCCGCGCAGCGCCGACCGTGACCGGGAGATTCGCAATGCGGCCTGGCTGCTGATCGCTGAACTGGGTTGCGGCGGCCTCACCTTCGAAGCGATCGCGCAGCGCGTGGGGTGCAGCCGTTCGACCCTCTACCGCCGCTATGCGACCAAGGCCGAATTGATCTCGCACCTGCTCGACCAGACGGTGCGAGATTTCGCGCCGCAGTTCGATGTCGATGCATCACCCCGTGAAAAGGTGCTGGCTTATGCGGGCACGTGCGCACGGATGTATGCGGGAAGCCGGGGCGCCGCGCTGACGCAGATCATCGCCGCTTCGCACACCGATCCTGGGATCGCCGAAGCTGTCAGGTCGCACAGCCAGATGGTCGAATCGCATTATTACGAGCCGATGGCCTTGCTCGCACCGAATGCATCCGATCGCGCGATCAAGCTGGCGCTGCACGGCCTGATCGGCGCGATCCTGCACCACGTCGCGACGCGTCGCGATACTCTGTCGGATGCGGAGATTGTCCGGATGGCCGACGCCGCGATTGCGATGGCGCAGGCCTGA
- a CDS encoding DUF808 domain-containing protein, translating to MATGLIALLDDVAAIAKLAAASLDDVAGAAGKAGAKAAGVVVDDTAVTPSYVVGLTPERELPIIWKIALGSARNKLLLLLPAALLLSAFAPWAITPILMLGGLYLCFEGAEKVLEKLSGGSHEADTASTITDPAALEKERVSGAIRTDLILSAEIMAIALAEVGDLPIVTQAVALAAVGLAITVAVYGVVGILVKMDDIGLHLARGGEPARSIGNGLVKAMPVVFNVIAAVGTAAMIWVGGGILVHGLEQLGLPQPEHVIHGIATSLSAGQAAIQWIVTAAASGVLGLAAGMVLAGGVHLIAKARH from the coding sequence ATGGCGACCGGATTGATCGCGCTGCTCGATGATGTCGCGGCAATCGCAAAGCTGGCGGCGGCGTCGCTTGACGATGTCGCGGGCGCGGCGGGCAAGGCCGGGGCGAAGGCGGCGGGCGTCGTGGTCGACGATACTGCCGTGACGCCAAGCTATGTCGTCGGCCTCACCCCCGAACGCGAACTGCCGATCATCTGGAAGATCGCGCTGGGCTCCGCGCGCAACAAGCTGCTGCTCCTCCTGCCCGCCGCCCTGCTCCTCAGCGCCTTCGCGCCGTGGGCGATCACGCCGATCCTGATGTTGGGCGGCCTCTATCTGTGCTTCGAAGGTGCGGAGAAGGTGTTGGAAAAGCTGTCGGGCGGCTCGCACGAAGCCGATACCGCGTCGACCATCACTGATCCTGCCGCGCTGGAGAAGGAACGCGTCTCGGGCGCCATCCGCACCGATCTGATCCTGTCGGCGGAGATCATGGCGATCGCGTTGGCCGAAGTCGGCGATCTGCCGATCGTGACGCAGGCGGTCGCGCTGGCCGCCGTCGGCCTCGCGATCACCGTCGCGGTCTACGGCGTGGTCGGCATCCTCGTGAAGATGGACGATATCGGCCTGCACCTCGCGCGCGGCGGCGAACCGGCGCGCAGCATCGGCAACGGCCTGGTCAAGGCAATGCCGGTCGTGTTCAACGTCATCGCGGCGGTGGGCACGGCGGCGATGATCTGGGTCGGCGGCGGCATCCTCGTCCACGGCCTCGAACAGCTTGGCCTGCCCCAGCCCGAACATGTCATCCACGGAATCGCAACATCGCTGAGCGCAGGTCAGGCCGCGATCCAGTGGATCGTCACGGCCGCCGCATCGGGTGTGCTGGGTCTGGCGGCAGGCATGGTGCTGGCCGGCGGCGTCCACCTGATCGCCAAGGCCCGCCACTAA
- a CDS encoding DUF2322 family protein translates to MIQPGATFKDNLQLLPPIDGVARIDLIDEAGAVVASIENQPGKQGSLAVYQYLQQAFGALDAQAAEHGLAVFAEHTPDARARPGAHPNIDRLLEIVAGGAPLRIAITAAD, encoded by the coding sequence ATGATCCAGCCGGGTGCGACCTTCAAAGACAATCTGCAGCTGCTGCCGCCGATCGACGGCGTGGCGCGCATCGACCTGATCGACGAAGCGGGCGCCGTGGTCGCGAGCATCGAAAACCAGCCGGGCAAGCAGGGCTCGCTCGCCGTCTATCAATATCTTCAGCAGGCGTTCGGCGCGCTGGATGCGCAGGCGGCGGAACATGGCCTGGCGGTGTTCGCCGAACATACGCCCGATGCCCGCGCGCGGCCGGGCGCGCATCCCAATATCGATCGGCTGCTGGAGATCGTCGCGGGTGGCGCGCCGCTGCGTATCGCCATCACCGCCGCCGATTGA
- a CDS encoding phosphatase PAP2 family protein — protein sequence MMHRIILWPGLMLLLAGLALWGGHQPWEVPLAALLHAHPDARLLPAIVAVTRLGGAAAMIPFALAVVGFLLARGARPAALWLFAVIASGRIVVELLKEVIGRVRPDVTGHLVEVSSASFPSSHAAGSMLTVAAMLVLFRPSAALAVVCLMWPIAVGVSRLLLGVHWPGDVLAGWGFALVWTALAAMRFPPPTLSNRRFRVG from the coding sequence ATGATGCATCGGATCATTCTGTGGCCGGGGCTGATGCTCCTCCTCGCCGGGCTGGCGCTGTGGGGCGGGCATCAGCCGTGGGAAGTGCCGTTGGCGGCGCTGCTCCATGCCCATCCCGATGCGCGCCTGCTGCCCGCGATCGTTGCGGTCACGCGGCTGGGCGGTGCGGCGGCGATGATCCCGTTCGCGCTGGCGGTGGTCGGTTTTCTCCTTGCGCGCGGCGCGCGGCCGGCGGCTCTGTGGCTGTTCGCGGTGATCGCGTCGGGGCGGATTGTCGTCGAACTGCTCAAGGAGGTGATCGGGCGCGTGCGGCCCGACGTGACGGGCCATCTGGTCGAAGTGTCCTCCGCCAGCTTTCCGAGTTCGCATGCGGCCGGATCGATGCTGACCGTGGCGGCGATGCTGGTGCTGTTCCGGCCGTCGGCGGCGCTTGCGGTCGTTTGCCTGATGTGGCCGATCGCGGTCGGCGTCTCGCGCCTGCTGCTGGGCGTTCACTGGCCGGGCGACGTGCTGGCGGGCTGGGGCTTTGCCTTGGTGTGGACGGCGCTGGCGGCGATGCGGTTTCCGCCGCCGACGCTCAGCAATCGTCGGTTTCGGGTAGGGTGA
- a CDS encoding copper resistance protein B, whose product MKRLPALLFIAIATPAAAQDHSKHHMPAPAQPAQPATGHEGHDMSDMDMGDMDMSADHAGHDMSAMSSGAPAGTDLPAGNAPAPAAPMDHYADRQFPAADMAAARNAMMRESGGQAMALIMVNIAEVQARKGRDGYRWDAEGWFGGDINRLTIKTEGEGARRDGVEAAEIQALYSRAVGPYFNLQAGVRHDIKPGPSRTYATVGVEGLAPYWFEVEAAAFLSDKGDVMGRLEAYYDQRLTQRLVLQPRVELNLAAQDVRENRIGAGLSSAEMGLRLRYEIARQFAPYVGISYEAKMGQTARYARADGDDPRTTSLVAGVRIWF is encoded by the coding sequence ATGAAGCGCCTCCCCGCCCTCCTTTTTATAGCGATCGCTACACCTGCCGCGGCGCAGGATCATTCGAAGCATCACATGCCGGCGCCAGCCCAGCCTGCTCAGCCCGCGACAGGCCATGAAGGCCACGACATGAGCGACATGGATATGGGCGACATGGACATGTCCGCCGATCATGCGGGCCACGACATGTCGGCCATGTCGTCGGGCGCACCCGCCGGCACCGATCTGCCCGCCGGTAATGCCCCCGCCCCGGCCGCGCCGATGGATCATTATGCCGATCGCCAGTTCCCCGCCGCCGACATGGCCGCCGCCCGCAACGCAATGATGCGCGAAAGCGGCGGGCAGGCGATGGCGCTGATCATGGTCAACATCGCCGAAGTCCAGGCGCGCAAGGGCCGCGACGGTTATCGCTGGGATGCCGAAGGCTGGTTCGGCGGAGATATCAACCGGCTGACGATCAAGACCGAGGGCGAAGGCGCGCGGCGCGACGGCGTCGAGGCGGCCGAAATCCAAGCGCTCTACAGCCGCGCGGTCGGCCCCTATTTCAACCTGCAGGCGGGCGTCCGCCACGATATCAAACCCGGCCCCTCGCGCACCTATGCGACCGTCGGGGTCGAGGGGCTGGCGCCCTATTGGTTCGAGGTCGAGGCCGCCGCCTTCCTGTCGGACAAGGGCGACGTGATGGGCCGGCTGGAGGCTTATTACGACCAGCGTCTCACCCAGCGCCTCGTCCTCCAGCCGCGCGTCGAACTCAATCTGGCGGCGCAGGACGTGCGCGAAAACCGGATCGGCGCGGGCCTCAGCAGCGCCGAAATGGGCCTGCGCCTGCGCTATGAGATCGCCCGCCAGTTCGCGCCCTATGTCGGCATCTCCTATGAGGCGAAGATGGGGCAGACGGCGCGTTATGCCCGCGCCGATGGCGACGATCCTCGCACGACCAGCCTCGTCGCCGGGGTCCGTATCTGGTTCTAA
- a CDS encoding copper resistance system multicopper oxidase, with the protein MTPSTIDRRTLLRGSLALGGLAAWMPAWAQPVSEGLPTVSGEDITLRIARQVMTVDGRRSPAIGINGTVPAPLIRLREGQNVRLNVINELDEDSSLHWHGLLLPPEQDGVPGVSFPGIKPRSSYLYQFPVRQNGTYWYHSHSGFQEQIGLYGPIIIDPAGADPVVADREHVILLSDHSQLSPEAIFHRMKVNPGHFNFQRQTLSGLLGKRDQTAKDRLSWGAMRMDPADISDATGAAYTYLINGHGPADNWTALFTPGQRVRLRVINASSMTNFNVRIPGLRLTVVQADGQNVMPVEVDEFQIGVAETYDVIVTPAEDRAFTFVGEAVDRSGMARATLAPRAGMVAPVPALRPRPLATMRDMGMDMGGEAAPRAVDPSAEQNASRKLATTTEAPSPHAGMDHGAMGHEGHGGHDMGGMDHDMAMRDFANAPQVKRGPGVQTISPMPVDRTGDPGQGLADVGHKVLVYRDLMALDRNPDVRAPSRSIDIHLTGNMERFMWSFDGGKMSDVHEPIPFVEGERVRVKLINDSMMAHPIHIHGHFFELVVGHGDHAPRKHTVIVQPGGIVTWDFTADAVGDWAFHCHLLYHMAAGMMRVVSVRPKGDAA; encoded by the coding sequence GTGACCCCCTCGACGATCGATCGCCGCACCCTGCTGCGCGGTTCGCTCGCGCTCGGTGGGCTCGCCGCGTGGATGCCCGCCTGGGCGCAGCCGGTGTCCGAAGGGCTGCCCACGGTCTCGGGCGAGGACATCACCCTGCGCATCGCGCGGCAGGTGATGACGGTCGACGGCCGCCGATCGCCGGCAATCGGGATCAATGGCACCGTCCCCGCCCCGCTGATCCGCCTGCGCGAGGGGCAGAACGTTCGCCTCAACGTGATCAACGAACTCGACGAGGACAGCTCGCTCCACTGGCACGGCCTACTGCTGCCGCCCGAACAGGATGGCGTGCCCGGCGTCTCCTTCCCCGGTATCAAGCCGCGATCGAGCTACCTCTACCAATTCCCGGTGCGCCAGAACGGCACCTACTGGTATCACAGCCATTCGGGCTTTCAGGAACAGATCGGTCTCTACGGCCCGATCATCATCGACCCCGCCGGCGCCGATCCGGTCGTCGCCGATCGCGAGCATGTGATCCTGCTGTCCGATCACAGCCAGTTGTCGCCCGAGGCGATCTTCCACCGGATGAAGGTCAATCCCGGCCACTTCAACTTCCAGCGCCAGACCCTGTCCGGCCTGCTGGGCAAGCGCGACCAGACGGCGAAGGACCGCCTGAGCTGGGGCGCGATGCGGATGGACCCGGCGGACATTTCGGACGCGACGGGTGCGGCCTACACCTATCTGATCAACGGCCACGGCCCCGCCGACAACTGGACCGCTTTGTTCACGCCGGGTCAGCGCGTGCGCCTGCGCGTGATCAACGCATCGTCGATGACCAACTTCAACGTCCGTATCCCCGGCCTGCGGCTCACGGTGGTGCAGGCCGATGGGCAGAATGTGATGCCGGTCGAGGTCGACGAGTTTCAGATCGGCGTCGCCGAGACCTATGACGTCATCGTCACCCCGGCCGAGGATCGCGCCTTCACCTTCGTCGGCGAGGCGGTCGATCGCTCTGGCATGGCGCGCGCCACGCTCGCCCCACGCGCCGGCATGGTCGCCCCCGTCCCCGCGCTCCGCCCCCGCCCGCTCGCCACGATGCGGGACATGGGGATGGACATGGGCGGCGAGGCCGCGCCCCGCGCCGTCGATCCCAGCGCCGAACAAAATGCCTCGCGCAAGTTGGCAACGACCACCGAAGCCCCTTCACCCCACGCCGGCATGGATCATGGCGCGATGGGCCATGAAGGCCACGGCGGCCACGACATGGGCGGTATGGACCACGACATGGCGATGCGCGACTTCGCCAACGCCCCGCAGGTGAAGCGCGGGCCGGGCGTGCAGACCATATCGCCGATGCCGGTCGATCGCACCGGCGATCCGGGTCAGGGCCTCGCCGATGTCGGGCACAAGGTGCTGGTCTATCGCGACCTGATGGCGCTCGATCGCAACCCCGACGTCCGCGCGCCTTCGCGCAGCATCGACATCCACCTGACCGGCAATATGGAACGTTTCATGTGGTCGTTCGACGGCGGCAAGATGTCCGACGTCCACGAACCCATCCCCTTCGTCGAGGGGGAGCGGGTGCGCGTGAAGCTGATCAACGACAGCATGATGGCGCATCCCATCCACATTCATGGCCACTTCTTCGAACTGGTCGTCGGCCACGGCGATCATGCCCCGCGCAAGCATACCGTGATCGTCCAGCCGGGCGGGATCGTGACGTGGGATTTCACCGCCGATGCGGTGGGCGACTGGGCCTTCCACTGCCACCTGCTCTACCACATGGCCGCGGGCATGATGCGCGTCGTGAGCGTGCGTCCGAAGGGAGACGCGGCATGA
- a CDS encoding MauE/DoxX family redox-associated membrane protein, with protein sequence MTAQSPRQATLHRMVMPTHICPYGLKAKHLLESRGYTVDDRWLTTRAETDAFKAEHGVKTTPQTFIDGHRIGGYDDLRRFFGLRVADPDATSYVPVIALFAMTALMALALSQAVYATPLTMRAGEWFISISMCVLALLKLQDVERFATMFLNYDLLARRWVPYSYVYPFAEGAAGVLMTAGVLTWLSAPLALLIGGIGAVSVFKAVYIDKREIKCACVGGSSKVPLGSVSLTENVMMVAMAIWMLAK encoded by the coding sequence ATGACCGCCCAATCGCCCAGGCAGGCGACGCTTCACCGCATGGTGATGCCGACCCACATCTGCCCCTATGGCCTGAAGGCCAAACACCTGCTCGAAAGCCGGGGCTACACGGTCGACGATCGCTGGCTCACCACGCGCGCCGAAACCGACGCATTCAAGGCCGAACATGGGGTGAAGACCACGCCGCAGACCTTCATCGATGGACACCGGATCGGCGGCTATGACGATCTGCGCCGCTTCTTTGGCCTGCGCGTCGCCGATCCCGATGCCACCAGCTACGTCCCCGTCATCGCTTTGTTCGCGATGACCGCACTGATGGCGCTTGCGCTCAGCCAGGCGGTCTATGCGACCCCGCTGACGATGCGCGCGGGCGAATGGTTCATCTCGATCAGCATGTGCGTGCTGGCGCTGCTCAAGCTGCAGGATGTCGAGCGGTTCGCGACGATGTTCCTCAATTACGATCTGCTCGCGCGCCGCTGGGTGCCCTATTCCTATGTCTATCCCTTTGCCGAGGGCGCGGCGGGCGTGCTGATGACGGCGGGCGTGCTGACGTGGTTGTCCGCCCCGCTCGCGCTGCTGATCGGCGGGATCGGCGCGGTTTCGGTGTTCAAGGCGGTCTATATCGACAAACGCGAGATCAAATGCGCGTGCGTCGGCGGATCGAGCAAGGTGCCGCTGGGCTCCGTCTCGCTGACCGAAAATGTGATGATGGTGGCTATGGCAATCTGGATGCTCGCGAAGTGA
- a CDS encoding MerR family transcriptional regulator: protein MNGLTIGKLAAKGGVGVETIRYYQRRGLLTEPARGDGVRRYGDEDVRRLRFVRSAQSAGFTLEEIGELLGLDAIDDRARARELAQARIAAIDLKIEELQAARASLSRLAKDCAKGGAGPCPIIAAFDH, encoded by the coding sequence GTGAACGGGCTGACGATCGGAAAGCTGGCGGCGAAGGGCGGCGTGGGTGTCGAGACGATCCGTTATTATCAGCGGCGCGGCCTGCTGACCGAGCCTGCGCGCGGCGATGGCGTGCGGCGTTATGGCGATGAGGATGTGCGGCGGCTGCGTTTCGTGCGGTCGGCGCAGTCGGCGGGCTTCACGCTGGAGGAAATCGGCGAGCTGCTGGGGCTGGACGCGATCGACGATCGCGCACGCGCGCGCGAACTGGCGCAGGCGCGGATTGCGGCGATCGATCTGAAGATCGAGGAGTTGCAGGCCGCGCGCGCCTCGCTGTCGCGGTTGGCGAAGGATTGCGCGAAGGGCGGGGCGGGGCCGTGCCCGATCATCGCCGCCTTCGATCATTGA
- a CDS encoding potassium channel family protein: MRRRSTVPVWLSILWRIGLALALVGIALAGHWFDRDGLRDNVDGSVSFVDVLYFTMITVTTVGYGDIVPVTEQARLFDTFVVTPIRLFVWLIFLGTAYDFLLKGVWERWRMKLIQNRLHDHIVVVGYGTSGTEAVAELVRRGTDPATIVVIDANADAIDAAEHCGVNVLLGDATRNATLEAVQIVRARSIIIAAGRDDTTILIALTARGVAPGVPVSVIIRSQDNEGLAREAGATTVINPASFAGLLLAGSTQSEHLADYLADLANHSGRVSLRERAVAPAEIGKPLSAIETGLGVRIYRGRSAIGFWEPGSAALEPGDRIIEIRPMSEAS; encoded by the coding sequence TTGCGTCGCCGCAGCACCGTGCCCGTCTGGCTGTCGATCCTGTGGCGCATCGGGCTGGCGCTGGCGCTGGTCGGGATCGCGCTCGCAGGCCACTGGTTCGATCGCGACGGGCTGCGCGACAATGTCGATGGATCGGTCAGCTTCGTCGACGTCCTCTATTTCACGATGATCACGGTCACGACCGTCGGCTATGGCGATATCGTACCCGTCACCGAACAGGCGCGCCTGTTCGATACCTTTGTCGTCACCCCGATCCGCCTGTTCGTGTGGCTGATCTTCCTGGGGACGGCCTATGATTTCCTGCTCAAGGGCGTTTGGGAGCGGTGGCGCATGAAGCTGATACAGAACAGGCTCCACGATCATATCGTCGTCGTGGGCTATGGCACCTCGGGCACCGAAGCGGTCGCCGAACTCGTGCGCCGGGGCACCGATCCCGCCACGATCGTGGTCATCGATGCCAATGCCGACGCGATCGACGCGGCGGAGCATTGCGGGGTCAACGTCCTGCTGGGCGATGCGACCCGCAACGCCACGCTCGAAGCCGTGCAGATCGTCCGTGCCCGATCAATCATCATCGCCGCCGGACGCGACGACACCACCATCCTGATCGCGCTCACCGCGCGTGGCGTAGCGCCGGGCGTGCCCGTCAGCGTGATCATCCGGTCGCAGGACAATGAAGGGCTGGCGCGCGAGGCGGGGGCGACCACCGTGATCAATCCAGCGAGCTTCGCCGGGCTGCTGCTCGCCGGCTCGACGCAGAGCGAGCATCTGGCCGACTATCTGGCCGATCTGGCCAACCATAGCGGGCGGGTTTCGCTGCGCGAACGCGCGGTCGCGCCGGCCGAAATCGGCAAGCCGCTGTCGGCGATCGAGACGGGGCTTGGCGTCCGCATCTATCGCGGGCGCAGCGCGATCGGCTTCTGGGAGCCGGGTTCCGCCGCGCTCGAACCGGGCGATCGGATCATCGAGATCCGGCCGATGTCGGAGGCCAGCTGA